The following coding sequences are from one Streptomyces sp. V3I7 window:
- a CDS encoding HypC/HybG/HupF family hydrogenase formation chaperone, protein MCLAVPGKVVSIDDQADPLTGLIDFGGVQKQACLEYVSDVQVGEYVIVHVGFALQRLDEASALASLKLFEELGLLEEEFGDAWEQAANEAGATLTAEHPNSGSEVL, encoded by the coding sequence GTGTCCATCGACGACCAGGCCGATCCGCTCACCGGGCTGATCGACTTCGGCGGCGTGCAGAAGCAGGCGTGTCTGGAGTACGTGTCCGACGTACAGGTCGGCGAGTACGTCATCGTGCACGTCGGCTTCGCCCTCCAGCGACTGGACGAGGCATCGGCGCTCGCCTCGCTCAAGCTCTTCGAGGAACTCGGACTGCTGGAGGAGGAGTTCGGCGACGCCTGGGAGCAGGCGGCGAACGAGGCGGGGGCCACCCTGACGGCGGAGCACCCGAACAGCGGGAGTGAGGTCCTGTGA
- the hypE gene encoding hydrogenase expression/formation protein HypE — protein MTADPVVDPANWSCPAPLRDQPVVVMGHGGGGALSAELVEQVFIPAYGNATLAAMADSAVLELGGARLAFSTDSHVVRPLFFPGGSLGDLAVNGTVNDLAMSGARPAYLSAAFVLEEGVELSVVERIARAMGTAAEAAGVTIATGDTKVVESGHGDGVYVTTAGVGLVPDGVDIRPQRARPGDAVIVSGPIGLHGVAIMSVREGLEFGIEIASDTAPLAGLVAAMLDVTPDVHVLRDPTRGGLAASLNEIARASGTGVRLSERAIPVPDAVAGACGFLGLDPLYVANEGRLVAFVPRPAAEAVLAAMRAHPQGTGATLIGECVTEHPGMVVVSTGLGGTRVVDLPLGEQLPRIC, from the coding sequence ATGACCGCCGACCCGGTCGTCGATCCCGCCAACTGGAGCTGCCCCGCCCCGCTGCGCGACCAGCCCGTCGTGGTCATGGGGCACGGCGGGGGCGGCGCCCTGTCCGCCGAGTTGGTGGAGCAGGTGTTCATCCCCGCCTACGGCAACGCCACCCTCGCCGCGATGGCCGACTCCGCCGTGCTCGAACTGGGCGGCGCCCGGCTGGCGTTCTCCACCGACTCCCATGTGGTGCGGCCGCTGTTCTTCCCCGGCGGCAGCCTCGGCGACCTCGCGGTCAACGGCACCGTCAACGACCTGGCGATGAGCGGCGCCCGGCCCGCCTACCTGTCCGCCGCCTTCGTCCTGGAGGAGGGCGTCGAGCTGTCCGTGGTCGAGCGGATCGCCCGCGCCATGGGCACGGCGGCCGAGGCGGCCGGGGTCACCATCGCCACCGGAGACACCAAGGTGGTGGAGTCCGGCCACGGCGACGGCGTGTACGTCACCACGGCCGGGGTCGGTCTCGTGCCCGACGGCGTCGACATCCGCCCGCAGCGGGCGCGGCCCGGCGACGCCGTCATCGTCAGCGGGCCGATCGGCCTGCACGGCGTGGCCATCATGAGCGTGCGAGAGGGGCTGGAGTTCGGCATCGAGATCGCCAGCGACACCGCGCCGCTCGCCGGACTGGTCGCCGCCATGCTGGACGTCACCCCGGACGTCCACGTGCTGCGCGACCCCACCCGCGGCGGCCTCGCCGCCTCCCTCAACGAGATCGCCCGCGCCTCGGGAACCGGCGTCCGGCTGAGCGAGCGCGCCATCCCGGTGCCGGACGCGGTGGCGGGCGCCTGCGGCTTCCTCGGCCTCGACCCGCTGTACGTCGCCAACGAGGGGCGCCTGGTGGCGTTCGTACCCCGCCCCGCGGCGGAGGCGGTCCTCGCGGCGATGCGCGCCCACCCGCAGGGGACCGGCGCCACACTGATCGGGGAGTGCGTCACCGAACATCCCGGCATGGTCGTGGTCTCCACCGGCCTCGGCGGTACGCGGGTGGTGGACCTGCCGCTCGGCGAGCAGCTTCCGCGCATCTGCTGA
- the hypA gene encoding hydrogenase maturation nickel metallochaperone HypA: protein MHELSIATAIIEQADALARADGTEAVSAVTVRVGELSGVVPDALDFAFEVARDGTALASARLVVEQVPAQAWCAPCAEEFAVGMPPFFWCPRCDQPSQDLRSGRELEITGIEPILGSA, encoded by the coding sequence GTGCACGAGTTGTCGATCGCGACCGCGATCATCGAGCAGGCCGACGCGCTGGCCCGGGCGGACGGGACGGAGGCCGTCTCCGCCGTGACCGTCCGGGTCGGTGAGCTGTCCGGCGTCGTGCCCGACGCGCTGGACTTCGCCTTCGAAGTGGCCCGTGACGGAACCGCCCTGGCCTCGGCCCGGCTCGTGGTGGAGCAGGTTCCCGCGCAGGCCTGGTGCGCCCCGTGCGCCGAGGAGTTCGCGGTAGGGATGCCGCCGTTCTTCTGGTGCCCGCGCTGCGATCAGCCGTCCCAGGACCTGCGCAGCGGACGGGAACTGGAGATCACCGGCATCGAGCCGATACTGGGCTCGGCCTGA
- the hypD gene encoding hydrogenase formation protein HypD encodes MKYIDEFNDPDLARRLLDEIHATATRPWALMEVCGGQTHSIIRHGIDQLLPEQVELIHGPGCPVCVTPLDVIDKALEIASRPGVIFCSFGDMLRVPGTDRDLFRVKGEGGDVRVVYSPLDALELARKHPDREVVFFAIGFETTAPANAMAVHQARRLGLANFSLLVSHVRVPPAVEAIMSAPQCRVQGFLAAGHVCSVMGTAEYPELAERFGVPLVVTGFEPLDILEGIRRAVRQLERGEHRVENAYARAVREDGNPAALRMIQEVFEVADRNWRGIGRIPRSGWRLSEAFRAYDAEHRFDVGGIRTEEPAECRSGEVLQGLIKPTECAAFGTTCTPRTPLGATMVSSEGACAAYYLYRRMNSPMPQAARAAREEMNPVA; translated from the coding sequence GTGAAGTACATCGACGAGTTCAACGACCCTGATCTCGCACGGCGGTTGCTGGACGAGATCCACGCCACCGCCACCCGGCCGTGGGCCCTGATGGAGGTGTGCGGAGGACAGACCCACTCCATCATCCGGCACGGCATCGATCAACTGCTCCCCGAACAGGTCGAGTTGATCCACGGGCCGGGATGCCCCGTCTGCGTCACCCCGCTCGACGTCATCGACAAGGCGCTGGAGATCGCCTCACGGCCGGGCGTGATCTTCTGCTCCTTCGGCGACATGCTCCGCGTCCCCGGCACCGACCGCGACCTGTTCCGGGTCAAGGGCGAGGGCGGCGACGTACGCGTGGTCTACTCGCCGCTCGACGCACTGGAGTTGGCGCGTAAGCACCCGGACCGCGAGGTCGTGTTCTTCGCCATCGGCTTCGAGACCACCGCCCCCGCCAACGCCATGGCCGTGCACCAGGCGCGCCGCCTCGGCCTGGCCAACTTCAGCCTGCTGGTGTCCCATGTGCGGGTGCCCCCGGCCGTCGAGGCCATCATGAGCGCCCCTCAGTGCCGGGTGCAGGGCTTCCTGGCCGCCGGCCACGTGTGCAGCGTGATGGGCACGGCCGAATACCCCGAGCTCGCCGAGCGGTTCGGCGTCCCGCTCGTGGTGACGGGCTTCGAACCGCTGGACATCCTCGAAGGCATCCGCCGCGCCGTACGCCAACTGGAGCGCGGCGAGCACCGGGTGGAGAACGCGTACGCCCGGGCCGTGCGCGAGGACGGCAATCCGGCCGCCCTGCGCATGATCCAGGAGGTGTTCGAGGTCGCCGACCGCAACTGGCGCGGCATCGGGCGCATTCCGCGGAGCGGCTGGCGGCTGTCCGAGGCGTTCCGGGCGTACGACGCCGAGCACCGCTTCGACGTCGGCGGCATCCGTACCGAGGAGCCGGCCGAGTGCCGCAGCGGCGAGGTGCTCCAGGGGCTGATCAAGCCCACCGAGTGCGCCGCGTTCGGCACCACCTGCACCCCGCGCACCCCGCTCGGCGCGACCATGGTCTCCAGCGAGGGCGCCTGCGCCGCGTACTACCTGTACCGCCGGATGAACAGCCCGATGCCGCAGGCCGCCCGGGCCGCGCGGGAGGAGATGAACCCCGTTGCCTGA
- a CDS encoding NifU family protein yields the protein MAEAEAPVAVGRLADPAVEARLAHLDELLAGLESAPGSHARSAVEAVALLTEVYGEALARVLDHADAELAGRLADDELVGHLMVLHAIHPEPVERRAARAVERLRPAVRERGGDVEWAGVEGQVGRVRVTAGGCGSECGGGTSEVTDAVREAVLALAPELTDVEPLEDSGRPAAPAFVPLAALTHRGAP from the coding sequence ATGGCTGAGGCCGAGGCGCCGGTGGCGGTCGGCCGGCTCGCCGACCCGGCCGTCGAGGCCCGGCTCGCCCACCTCGACGAGCTGCTGGCCGGGCTGGAGTCCGCGCCCGGCTCGCACGCCCGCTCCGCCGTGGAGGCGGTCGCGCTGCTCACCGAGGTCTACGGCGAGGCACTCGCCCGGGTCCTCGACCACGCGGACGCGGAGCTCGCCGGGCGCCTCGCCGATGACGAGCTGGTCGGGCACCTGATGGTGCTGCACGCCATCCACCCGGAGCCGGTCGAGCGCCGGGCCGCCCGCGCGGTCGAACGGCTGCGCCCGGCGGTGCGCGAGCGCGGCGGCGACGTGGAGTGGGCCGGTGTCGAGGGACAGGTGGGCCGGGTGCGCGTGACGGCGGGCGGCTGCGGCAGCGAATGCGGCGGCGGTACGAGCGAGGTCACCGACGCGGTGCGCGAGGCCGTGCTCGCCCTGGCTCCCGAGCTGACGGACGTGGAGCCGCTGGAGGACTCCGGCCGGCCCGCGGCCCCGGCGTTCGTGCCGCTGGCTGCGCTCACCCACCGGGGCGCGCCGTGA
- a CDS encoding DUF5947 family protein encodes MSTDGALARLIRSSADRAVTSAAEVCELCATRVSEEHRHLYDCSDDEVRCVCGPCSVLFAGDGEGRYRLVPRRRVRLPRVDTEVLGVPVGLVFFVPRADGTVTAQGPSPAGAMRWEVDADAWQRLGAMCPPLRTVAPEVEALLVNTVHGLDHHWIVPVDDCYRMVAVVRREWRGLSGGGRVWRAVEAFFEGLTERSS; translated from the coding sequence GTGAGCACGGACGGCGCGCTGGCCCGCCTCATCCGCTCCTCGGCCGACCGTGCGGTGACGTCGGCGGCCGAGGTGTGCGAGCTGTGCGCCACGCGGGTGTCCGAGGAGCACCGCCATCTGTACGACTGCTCCGACGACGAGGTGCGCTGCGTCTGCGGCCCCTGCTCGGTGCTGTTCGCGGGCGACGGCGAAGGCCGCTACCGGCTCGTGCCCCGGCGCCGGGTCAGGCTCCCCCGGGTCGACACGGAGGTCCTGGGGGTGCCGGTCGGGCTGGTCTTCTTCGTGCCCCGGGCCGACGGCACCGTCACCGCCCAGGGGCCGAGCCCGGCGGGCGCCATGCGGTGGGAGGTGGACGCGGACGCCTGGCAGCGGCTGGGCGCGATGTGTCCGCCGCTGCGAACCGTGGCACCCGAGGTGGAGGCACTGCTGGTGAACACCGTCCACGGCCTCGACCACCACTGGATCGTGCCCGTCGACGACTGCTACCGGATGGTGGCCGTCGTACGCCGCGAATGGCGTGGCCTGTCCGGTGGCGGCCGGGTCTGGCGGGCCGTCGAGGCCTTCTTCGAGGGCCTCACCGAGCGGTCGTCGTGA